From Drosophila nasuta strain 15112-1781.00 chromosome X, ASM2355853v1, whole genome shotgun sequence, one genomic window encodes:
- the LOC132796698 gene encoding putative cyclin-dependent serine/threonine-protein kinase DDB_G0272797/DDB_G0274007, with translation MARKDDPVFNVKFVELVEKQACLWNYTHPGYSKKEEVQKAWQHVANEIKDTVRNSRERWRTIRSSFLRSLKLARTQTGRGKRKYYLSKYLQFLIPYTKSRACHKQLQPAAVAGQQQQQQGTQIHSQIQTANGGMVLRKPSTSTFLATLGTQQPMTRIGHMRQQQCAPDEDTKDSSESVAQPSPEQQQQHSDDEPPDEQLLDDETNATPLRLQAIKVEHQQPHQQPQQQQPQHPQSTEKIVAAQHSLVTLPVTMAAALRNNLDWTELTEWLKCSTSGSNNHHQQQHQQQQFHLQQQHNNSSSSNMLSHQLVASTPPPATGTPAPAPPPATTAATMTATVAAATSPPDADYSFLISLHPYLKEMSGKQNRRFRQKVVGLIDNVLDNVDI, from the exons ATGGCACGCAAGGATGATCCCGTTTTCAATGTGAAATTCGTGGAACTTGTTGAGAAGCAGGCGTGCCTATGGAATTACACACATCCGGGCTACAGCAAAAAGGAGGAGGTGCAAAAGGCCTGGCAACATGTGGCCAACGAGATAAAGGACACAG TGCGGAACTCGAGGGAGAGATGGCGCACCATCCGGAGCAGTTTCCTGCGATCCTTGAAGCTGGCACGCACACAAACGGGACGAGGGAAGCGCAAATACTATCTGTCGAAATATCTGCAGTTTCTCATACCCTACACAAAGTCGCGTGCCTGCCACAAACAGTTGCAACCCGCAGCAGTTgctggacagcagcagcaacagcaggggACGCAAATCCATTCACAAATCCAGACTGCAAATGGTGGGATGGTGTTGCGTAAGCCGAGCACAAGCACATTTCTGGCCACGCTTGGAACACAGCAGCCGATGACGCGCATTGGACACAtgcggcagcagcaatgtGCACCCGATGAGGACACCAAAGACAGCAGCGAGAGTGTTGCACAGCCGAGTcccgaacagcagcagcaacactcgGATGATGAGCCGCCGGACGAGCAGCTGCTTGATGACGAAACGAATGCAACACCATTGCGATTGCAGGCCATCAAAGTGGAGCATCAACAGCCGCatcagcagccacagcagcagcaaccacaacatcCACAGAGCACTGAGAAAATTGTGGCAGCGCAGCATTCGCTGGTCACGTTGCCGGTGACAATGGCGGCCGCATTGCGCAACAATCTCGACTGGACGGAGCTGACCGAATGGCTTAAATGCAGCacaagtggcagcaacaatcatcatcagcagcagcatcagcagcagcagtttcatctgcagcaacaacataataatagcagcagcagcaacatgttgtCGCATCAACTTGTTGCCAGTACGCCGCCACCAGCAACAGGCACACCTGCACCTGCACCTCCGCCTGCAACCACGGCAGCCACTAtgacagcaacagttgctgctgcgacaTCGCCACCAGATGCGGATTATTCGTTTCTGATCAGTTTGCATCCGTATTTGAAGGAGATGAGTGGCAAACAGAATCGACGCTTTCGCCAAAAGGTTGTTGGCCTTATTGACAATGTGCTCGACAATGTCGACATTTAG
- the LOC132795602 gene encoding FAD synthase has protein sequence MNKCCIQTTTQQQATITQSFNIVNMLPHTNNTNTNNNNNNNNCKAHCNGSNKKCNPQYVTVSPEDRKHIEQRVQTAYEFFEKTLQIYRVDELIFCFNGGKDCTVLLDVLMRYCRTQNIASQHIPMLYIESDDSFPEIDEFVARCVELYDVKLIKYKDSLKQALTHMTEDMPLIKAVFVGSRNTDPHCEQLQPMQKTDSDWPDMMRLNPLLEWTYHDIWHYIHLHGVPYCSLYAQGYTSIGYKSNTLPNPHLKHCSDPNAVPATSCYRPAWELADPTQERAGRLSRK, from the exons ATGAACAAGTGCTGCATACAAACAACGACTCAGCAGCAGGCCACGATTACACAGTCATTCAACATTGTTAACATGCTGCCCCACACCAACAACACgaacacgaacaacaacaacaataacaataattgtaaagCACATtgcaatggcagcaacaaaaaatgcaatcCACAGTATGTAACAGTGTCGCCAGAAGATCGGAAACACATCGAACAACGTGTGCAAACCGCTTACGAATTCTTTGAGAAGACATTGCAAATATATCGCGTGGATGAATTGATATTCTGCTTTAATGGCGGCAAGGATTGCACCGTCTTATTGGATGTTCTAATGCGCTATTGTCGCACCCAAAACATTGCCAGCCAACATATTCCCATGCTCTACATTGAATCGGACGATTCGTTTCCCGAAATCGATGAATTCGTCGCCCGCTGTGTTGAGTTGTATGACGTCAAACTGATCAAGTATAAGGATTCCCTGAAGCAGGCGCTCACACACATGACCGAGGATATGCCGCTGATTAAAGCTGTGTTTGTGGGCAGCCGCAACACGGATCCGCATTGTGAGCAATTGCAGCCTATGCAG AAAACAGATAGCGATTGGCCGGACATGATGCGACTAAATCCACTGCTCGAATGGACCTATCACGATATTTGGCACTATATACACCTACATGGAGTGCCTTATTGTTCGCTCTATGCCCAAGGCTACACATCCATTGGCTACAAATCGAACACATTGCCCAATCCGCATTTGAAGCACTGCTCAGACCCAAATGCTGTGCCAGCGACGTCTTGTTATCGTCCCGCATGGGAGCTGGCTGATCCCACACAGGAACGCGCTGGTCGCCTGTCCAGAAAATGA